A window of Chitinophaga sp. MM2321 contains these coding sequences:
- a CDS encoding cbb3-type cytochrome c oxidase subunit I, which produces MNRRKSAGIIFLTFVAFLAQPLSVCAQGMSPYTFSFHSKEARLMVLYGLLLTLILVVLVLSNKVNKMRAVNKKERSKEGAQTFKEYFNDFSSEQIDACLQYKQRKNKHPQSGSGASSALLVLGLTSIFTFFSNSVSAQGEASPSLLNEPGIIITIVLLLIPIILGVIFLVTKVMYALKQHRNKLNLEAAEKLAAYISTQPEEEIEAALKKRKAALDYQLKNQELAGSHKAEDEKGLLHINVNKGLPIVAIKKKAVKRPNIDPALSRLILWYIGCATFWLLFGTTVGEYIGIKFVAPDADHVSWLSFGRLRPVHTNAVFWGWASLGMLGLGYYVVPRVSNTALASLKKGWYTLYLINAAVILGTLCLLAGINNGGGEYREYIWPVMLLFGIGLALTLVNFLQTIARRTTKEIYIANWYIVSAIIFAIVIAVVAYVPYWQDGLGETIIQGYYMHQGVGMWFMLFTLGIVYYFLPQQLNKPIYSYSLGILAFWTQILFYTLIGTHHFVFSAIPWWLQTIAIVGSGGMAIPVIAGTTNFLMTFKGAWYKIKDSYTLPFFLVGIIFYFTGSMQGTAEAFRSTNLIWHFTDFTVAHSHLTMYGIICFFLWAAIYAVVPRLTGKEAPQITIGAHFWLALIGMLFYTIPLMYGSTLKGLMWLAGKPFIDSVVMMAPYWLWRAIGGSLMWLSHLFFAYNMYRMLVNDGVVDVTERTIRQLAEKESGAQTI; this is translated from the coding sequence ATGAATAGAAGAAAATCAGCTGGCATTATCTTTTTAACCTTTGTCGCTTTCCTGGCACAACCTTTATCCGTTTGTGCGCAGGGCATGAGTCCCTATACCTTTTCCTTTCATTCAAAAGAAGCACGGTTAATGGTCCTGTACGGACTGCTGCTGACATTGATCCTGGTTGTACTGGTACTCAGCAACAAAGTGAATAAGATGCGGGCTGTAAACAAAAAGGAGCGGAGCAAAGAAGGGGCGCAGACCTTTAAGGAGTATTTCAACGACTTTAGCAGTGAGCAGATCGATGCCTGTCTGCAATACAAACAAAGAAAAAACAAACACCCGCAAAGTGGCAGCGGCGCCTCATCCGCATTGCTGGTACTGGGACTGACAAGCATCTTTACTTTTTTCAGTAACAGTGTTTCAGCACAGGGAGAGGCATCTCCCTCCCTGTTGAACGAACCGGGGATCATCATTACCATTGTACTCCTGCTGATTCCCATCATCCTGGGGGTTATCTTCCTGGTGACAAAAGTGATGTATGCGTTAAAGCAACACCGCAACAAACTAAACCTGGAGGCAGCGGAGAAGCTGGCAGCTTATATCAGTACCCAGCCGGAGGAGGAAATAGAAGCGGCCTTAAAGAAGCGTAAAGCCGCTTTGGACTACCAGCTGAAAAACCAGGAACTGGCCGGTTCTCATAAAGCCGAAGATGAAAAAGGCTTGCTGCACATCAATGTTAATAAAGGATTGCCCATAGTGGCTATCAAAAAGAAAGCAGTAAAACGCCCCAATATAGATCCGGCGCTGTCCAGGCTTATACTTTGGTATATTGGCTGTGCTACCTTCTGGCTGCTGTTTGGCACCACGGTGGGAGAATATATCGGGATCAAATTTGTGGCCCCGGATGCAGACCACGTCAGCTGGTTAAGTTTTGGCCGTTTACGTCCCGTACATACCAATGCAGTCTTCTGGGGCTGGGCATCACTGGGTATGCTGGGCCTGGGATATTACGTGGTACCCCGGGTAAGCAACACGGCGCTGGCGAGTCTTAAAAAAGGCTGGTATACCCTTTACCTGATCAATGCGGCGGTTATTTTAGGTACCCTCTGCCTGTTGGCAGGGATCAACAACGGCGGTGGTGAATACCGTGAATATATATGGCCGGTAATGCTATTGTTTGGTATCGGGCTGGCATTAACACTGGTCAACTTTTTACAGACCATCGCCAGGCGCACCACCAAAGAAATTTACATCGCCAATTGGTATATCGTTTCTGCCATCATTTTTGCCATCGTGATAGCGGTGGTTGCCTATGTTCCTTACTGGCAGGACGGCCTGGGCGAAACCATTATCCAGGGCTATTACATGCACCAGGGCGTAGGCATGTGGTTCATGTTATTTACTCTGGGGATCGTTTATTATTTTCTGCCGCAGCAACTCAACAAGCCTATTTATTCCTATAGCTTAGGGATCCTTGCCTTCTGGACGCAGATCCTTTTTTATACGCTGATCGGTACGCACCATTTTGTATTCAGTGCTATTCCCTGGTGGTTACAAACCATTGCTATTGTAGGTAGCGGCGGGATGGCGATTCCTGTGATTGCAGGTACCACCAACTTCCTCATGACCTTTAAAGGCGCGTGGTATAAGATTAAAGACAGTTATACGCTGCCGTTTTTCCTGGTAGGGATCATCTTCTATTTCACGGGGTCTATGCAGGGCACCGCAGAAGCCTTCCGCTCCACCAACCTGATCTGGCACTTTACCGATTTCACGGTGGCGCATTCTCATCTCACCATGTACGGTATTATCTGCTTTTTCCTTTGGGCGGCTATTTATGCTGTAGTACCGCGTCTCACCGGTAAAGAGGCGCCGCAGATAACCATCGGCGCCCATTTCTGGCTGGCACTTATCGGGATGCTTTTTTATACCATCCCGTTAATGTATGGCAGCACGCTGAAAGGACTGATGTGGTTAGCCGGCAAGCCATTCATCGACAGCGTGGTGATGATGGCGCCCTACTGGCTATGGAGGGCAATCGGCGGCAGCCTGATGTGGTTGTCTCACCTGTTCTTTGCATACAACATGTATAGGATGCTGGTAAACGATGGCGTGGTGGATGTAACGGAGAGGACTATACGTCAATTAGCAGAAAAGGAATCCGGCGCACAAACTATTTAA
- a CDS encoding Rrf2 family transcriptional regulator gives MFSKTCEYAIRAMIFIAHKSKDGNKVGIKEIAKGIDSPESFIAKILQDLSRKGLVQSLKGPNGGFYLDNKSLKCSLADIVTEVDGDKLFSGCGLGLKQCSESHPCPIHHEFKKVRAEIKQMLEKAKLGEFTAQLDLNLTFLRRK, from the coding sequence ATGTTTTCAAAGACCTGCGAATATGCGATTCGTGCGATGATTTTTATTGCACACAAATCGAAAGATGGTAATAAAGTTGGGATTAAAGAAATTGCAAAAGGGATTGACTCACCGGAATCTTTTATTGCCAAAATATTACAGGATCTGAGCAGGAAAGGGCTGGTGCAATCTCTAAAAGGACCAAATGGCGGTTTTTATCTCGATAATAAATCTTTAAAATGTTCATTGGCTGATATCGTAACAGAGGTAGATGGGGATAAACTTTTTTCCGGTTGTGGGTTAGGACTTAAACAGTGTTCAGAATCCCATCCATGTCCCATCCACCACGAGTTTAAGAAAGTGAGAGCAGAAATTAAACAGATGCTTGAGAAAGCAAAGTTGGGTGAATTTACCGCCCAGCTGGACCTGAACCTCACATTCCTGAGACGGAAATAG
- a CDS encoding RNA polymerase sigma-70 factor, whose translation MNNLSTEADILDGLVKGERVAFIQLYEQYAGELYRYIYLFIRSREDAEDILQNVFTKIWLKRDTLAGIRSLRSFLFRVTRNQVLNYFRSSKVKMRVHNLMTSADTREDADANELLQYKQYYEIAKDAINKLPKRRQEVFRLNHESGLNTHEIAQQLNISTSAVKQHLYAASDFIREYLQKHGDLTVSLVIFLSLFKK comes from the coding sequence ATGAACAATTTATCTACTGAAGCTGATATACTGGATGGCCTGGTTAAGGGAGAAAGAGTTGCTTTCATACAACTGTATGAACAGTATGCGGGAGAATTGTACCGGTATATTTATTTGTTTATCCGCTCCAGGGAAGATGCGGAAGATATTCTCCAGAATGTATTCACCAAAATCTGGCTCAAAAGGGATACCCTCGCAGGAATCAGGTCCCTGCGCAGTTTCCTCTTCAGGGTTACCCGGAACCAGGTACTCAATTATTTCAGGAGCAGCAAAGTAAAGATGCGGGTGCATAACCTGATGACATCGGCAGATACACGCGAAGATGCTGACGCTAACGAACTCCTGCAATACAAACAATACTATGAAATCGCAAAAGACGCCATTAATAAACTCCCGAAACGCCGGCAGGAAGTTTTCAGGCTGAACCATGAAAGCGGGCTCAATACACATGAAATTGCCCAACAGTTAAATATATCTACTTCTGCTGTAAAGCAACACCTCTACGCAGCATCGGATTTTATCCGGGAATATCTTCAGAAGCACGGAGATCTTACCGTATCCCTGGTTATTTTTCTCTCGCTATTCAAAAAATAA
- a CDS encoding FecR domain-containing protein, which yields MNKDEARHFVERFAAGNYTPEEHESFEQWIFSQPLQEVQGLLVEYTELLEQQRVWLPADKQLLGRILKEIDQQEPGVVSLLNWKKKLVYAAAITVLLLSGGYMIWQQQHKKKPTGTYAHTTRPGSNKATLQLADGSIVELDSTGNAALTGKGQILKITAGVLQYNPQHGQETMAYNTLATPRGGQYEVLLQDGTRAFLNAASSIRFPVSFTGNERIVEMTGEVYFEVAKNAAKPFIVKAGDMQVHVLGTHFNIMAYPEEDCIRTTLAEGAVAVSRGTAIKTLQPGQQAVLQHNDTGFEIHPADVEQEMAWKDGRFIFNDNIKGIMRQIERWYDVRVSYEGNISSKAFIGDISRKEDLTAVLKMLEMTGKIHFKTVNNEIIVQP from the coding sequence ATGAATAAAGATGAAGCACGACATTTTGTGGAAAGGTTTGCTGCCGGGAACTATACCCCGGAGGAGCATGAATCATTTGAGCAATGGATCTTCAGTCAGCCACTACAGGAAGTACAAGGCCTGCTGGTTGAATATACGGAACTCCTGGAACAACAACGGGTATGGCTGCCGGCAGATAAACAATTACTGGGCCGCATCCTGAAAGAAATTGATCAGCAGGAACCGGGGGTTGTATCCCTGTTGAACTGGAAGAAGAAACTGGTCTATGCAGCTGCCATCACGGTGTTGCTGCTAAGTGGCGGCTATATGATATGGCAACAGCAACATAAAAAAAAGCCAACCGGAACATATGCGCACACCACCCGGCCAGGAAGCAATAAAGCGACATTGCAACTGGCGGACGGCAGCATAGTAGAACTGGATAGCACCGGCAACGCAGCACTGACCGGAAAGGGCCAGATCCTGAAAATAACTGCAGGGGTTTTACAATATAACCCGCAGCATGGCCAGGAAACAATGGCATACAACACGCTGGCCACCCCACGTGGCGGCCAATACGAAGTGTTGTTGCAGGACGGTACCCGGGCTTTTCTGAATGCAGCATCTTCTATCCGTTTCCCGGTTTCATTTACCGGCAATGAAAGAATAGTGGAGATGACAGGAGAAGTATATTTTGAAGTAGCAAAAAACGCGGCGAAACCTTTCATTGTAAAGGCCGGAGATATGCAGGTGCATGTACTGGGCACGCATTTCAATATCATGGCGTACCCCGAAGAAGATTGCATCCGCACCACTTTGGCAGAAGGCGCCGTGGCAGTGTCCCGCGGTACCGCCATAAAAACACTGCAGCCTGGTCAGCAGGCAGTATTGCAACACAACGATACCGGTTTTGAGATACATCCAGCAGACGTGGAACAGGAAATGGCCTGGAAAGATGGCCGCTTTATCTTCAATGACAATATCAAGGGCATCATGCGGCAGATTGAACGCTGGTATGATGTACGCGTATCCTACGAAGGAAATATAAGTAGCAAAGCTTTTATAGGAGATATTTCCCGGAAAGAAGATTTAACAGCCGTATTAAAAATGCTGGAGATGACCGGGAAAATCCATTTCAAAACAGTGAACAATGAAATAATTGTGCAGCCTTAA
- a CDS encoding TonB-dependent receptor encodes MKLTLVLMIAATLQVTAGAFAQKVTIYKKDASLLEVLKSIRKQTGCSFIGDRKMLQQVQDIDIAVSNVSLGEAVEVCLKNKPFTYSIIGKTIIIKEKEWDELPTGVGDATVADTSILIRGKVTDTTGLPLPGVSITLKSAPQKGVQTDAAGNYSFRIPMKDILVFSFIGFEKKEVAISRSTVLNTILQTIDSKLGEVAIVAFGTQKKTSMVGAVTTINPKELKGPTSNLTTMLAGRLAGVISYQRSGEPGKDNAEFFIRGVTSFGTGKVDPLILIDGMEMTTNDLARIQPDDISGFSILKDATASSLYGARGANGVILITTKSGQKGDTKFNVRVENSTSSNTSNFKLADNIDYMNLANEAVLTRNPLTSRPYAQSKIAHTAAGDDPYLYPNNNWIKQLAKDNTNNQRYNANVTGGVDRAQYYISGTYNIDNGVLRSISENNFNSNVKTRNYEIRSNINIKLTPTTEAIVRTSGRFNDYNGPIGGGSEIFRQAMTANPVLFPAYFPSSFAPDEKHPLFGNMKTGDGGFYNNPFANSVAGFQQETSSTLIAQLELKQDLHFLTKGLSARLMTYTKRYSFFNMSRQYHPFYYSASIDPEEGMRGLTLLNEKDGTEYLNYTPGIKVLNTYTYMEAALNYNTTIREKHNIGAMLITIMNNQLSANETTLIMSLPHRNQGLSGRLTYDYDNRLMTEFNFGYNGSERFHRSHRFGFFPSIGAGWNVSNEKFFEALLPVVSRLKLRGTYGLVGNDQIGNEGDRFFYLSDVVINDPGKSYTFGENFTEGKPGVSIRRYENKDITWEQAYKTNLGFELELFKSFHLEADFFREKRTNILMSRAYIPTSLGLNAIPQANVGEAAGQGIDMSGDYKHAFNKNTSLIIRGTFTYATSKMLVNEEPNYPQQNRYLSAIGYPIKQTWGLVAERYFIDEHEVANSPRQNYGNYLAGDLKYQDINGDGQITDLDKVPMGYPTVPEINYGFGFTFTYRAFDISAFFQGSGRSSLFINPRAISPFAEQQGLLQVVADDHWSEDNRNLYAFWPRLSHEMQANNLQTSNWWMRNGAFLRLKTMELAYNLPDSYMRKYRLSTCRIYANGLNLFLLSKFKLWDVEMGGNGLAYPVQRVINIGMNIGF; translated from the coding sequence ATGAAATTGACACTGGTCTTGATGATTGCAGCCACCTTACAGGTTACTGCCGGGGCTTTTGCTCAGAAAGTAACCATTTATAAAAAGGATGCATCCCTGCTGGAAGTACTTAAATCCATCAGGAAGCAAACAGGCTGCAGTTTTATCGGCGACCGAAAAATGCTGCAACAGGTGCAGGATATTGATATAGCCGTATCCAATGTATCCCTGGGGGAAGCGGTGGAAGTTTGTTTAAAAAACAAACCTTTTACCTATTCTATTATCGGCAAAACCATCATCATCAAAGAAAAAGAATGGGACGAACTGCCAACGGGCGTGGGCGATGCCACTGTAGCAGATACCAGTATCCTCATCAGGGGTAAGGTGACCGATACTACCGGGCTACCTTTGCCCGGGGTATCTATCACGCTGAAATCGGCCCCGCAGAAAGGAGTACAAACAGATGCTGCCGGCAACTATAGTTTTCGTATACCCATGAAGGATATACTGGTGTTCAGTTTTATCGGGTTCGAAAAGAAAGAGGTAGCTATCAGCCGGAGTACCGTGTTGAATACTATCCTGCAAACAATAGACAGTAAACTGGGCGAAGTGGCCATCGTTGCTTTCGGCACGCAAAAGAAAACGAGCATGGTCGGCGCTGTCACCACCATTAACCCCAAAGAACTGAAAGGTCCTACCAGCAACCTTACCACGATGCTCGCCGGACGGCTGGCCGGTGTCATTTCTTACCAGCGCAGTGGGGAACCGGGAAAAGATAATGCGGAATTCTTTATCCGCGGCGTTACTTCCTTTGGTACCGGTAAAGTAGATCCGCTCATCCTGATTGATGGAATGGAAATGACGACCAACGATCTCGCCCGCATACAACCAGATGATATCTCCGGTTTCTCTATCCTGAAAGATGCCACCGCATCCTCCCTCTATGGCGCCAGGGGCGCAAACGGGGTGATACTGATCACCACTAAATCCGGACAGAAAGGAGATACAAAATTCAATGTACGGGTAGAGAATTCCACCTCTTCCAATACCAGTAATTTTAAACTGGCAGATAACATCGATTATATGAATCTCGCCAATGAAGCAGTGCTGACCAGGAATCCACTTACCAGCAGGCCATATGCGCAAAGCAAGATTGCACATACCGCTGCCGGAGACGACCCCTATCTCTATCCAAATAATAACTGGATCAAACAACTGGCGAAAGACAATACCAACAACCAGCGGTATAACGCCAACGTAACCGGCGGCGTAGACCGCGCGCAATATTATATCTCCGGCACCTACAATATTGATAACGGCGTGTTGCGCAGCATCTCGGAAAATAATTTCAACAGTAATGTCAAAACCCGCAACTACGAGATCCGTTCCAATATTAACATAAAACTCACGCCCACCACTGAGGCTATCGTGAGAACTTCCGGTCGCTTCAATGATTATAACGGCCCAATAGGAGGTGGTTCTGAAATATTCAGACAGGCAATGACAGCCAATCCCGTACTGTTTCCTGCCTATTTCCCTTCCAGCTTCGCGCCGGATGAAAAACATCCTTTGTTTGGTAACATGAAAACCGGCGATGGTGGTTTTTATAACAATCCCTTCGCTAATTCCGTAGCTGGATTTCAACAGGAAACCAGCTCTACACTCATTGCACAACTGGAGTTGAAGCAGGACCTTCATTTTCTGACGAAAGGGCTTTCTGCACGCCTGATGACCTATACCAAGCGTTACTCCTTTTTCAATATGAGCCGCCAGTATCATCCCTTCTATTACAGTGCCAGCATAGATCCGGAGGAAGGCATGCGGGGCCTTACATTGCTGAATGAAAAAGATGGTACGGAATACCTCAATTATACGCCGGGTATAAAAGTGCTGAACACATATACCTACATGGAAGCGGCGCTGAATTACAATACTACGATCAGGGAGAAACATAATATCGGTGCGATGCTGATCACTATTATGAACAACCAGCTATCCGCCAATGAGACAACATTGATCATGTCCCTTCCACACCGTAACCAGGGGCTTTCCGGCCGGTTGACTTACGATTATGATAACCGCCTGATGACAGAATTTAACTTCGGTTACAATGGTTCCGAGCGTTTTCACAGAAGCCACCGTTTTGGTTTCTTCCCCTCCATCGGTGCCGGCTGGAACGTGAGCAATGAAAAATTCTTTGAAGCCCTGTTACCGGTTGTGTCGCGCCTGAAATTAAGAGGTACTTACGGACTGGTTGGGAACGATCAGATCGGGAACGAAGGCGACCGCTTTTTCTATTTATCGGATGTAGTCATCAACGATCCTGGCAAATCCTATACGTTTGGGGAAAATTTCACAGAAGGTAAACCCGGTGTTTCCATCCGTCGTTATGAAAACAAAGATATTACCTGGGAACAAGCCTATAAAACGAACCTGGGATTTGAACTGGAACTATTTAAAAGTTTTCACCTGGAAGCAGATTTTTTCCGGGAGAAGCGTACCAATATCCTGATGAGCCGTGCCTACATTCCTACTTCCTTAGGACTGAATGCTATACCACAAGCCAATGTGGGCGAAGCAGCAGGACAAGGAATAGACATGTCAGGAGATTACAAACATGCTTTTAATAAAAACACTTCCCTGATCATTCGCGGAACCTTTACTTATGCCACCAGTAAAATGTTGGTCAATGAAGAACCGAATTATCCGCAGCAAAACCGGTACCTGTCGGCTATAGGATATCCTATCAAACAGACGTGGGGATTGGTAGCGGAACGCTATTTTATAGATGAACATGAAGTAGCTAACTCACCCCGGCAGAACTATGGAAATTATCTGGCAGGAGATCTCAAATACCAGGACATTAATGGCGACGGACAGATCACAGACCTGGACAAAGTGCCAATGGGTTATCCAACAGTTCCGGAAATTAACTATGGCTTCGGCTTTACATTCACTTACCGCGCATTTGATATCAGCGCCTTCTTCCAGGGCTCCGGCCGTTCCTCCCTGTTTATTAATCCCCGTGCAATTTCTCCTTTTGCAGAGCAACAGGGCTTATTACAGGTAGTAGCAGACGACCATTGGTCTGAGGATAACCGCAACCTCTACGCTTTCTGGCCCCGGTTAAGCCATGAAATGCAGGCCAATAACCTGCAAACCTCCAACTGGTGGATGCGTAATGGCGCTTTTCTCCGTCTTAAAACAATGGAACTCGCTTATAACCTGCCAGACAGCTACATGCGGAAATATCGCCTGAGCACCTGTCGCATCTATGCCAATGGACTCAACCTGTTCCTGCTCAGCAAATTCAAACTATGGGATGTGGAAATGGGAGGTAATGGTCTCGCATACCCGGTTCAACGGGTCATCAACATAGGAATGAACATCGGATTTTAA
- a CDS encoding RagB/SusD family nutrient uptake outer membrane protein → MKRTFLYSICGMALSAALLFTGCKKSFLDIVPDNMVTLDNAFSNKTEAEKYLYTCYSYLPDAGPVSNILFMGADDMWTYRWNNYSYQSPWKISLGEQNIVSPLVNFWDGENHGKPYFKAIRDCNIFLENMMDGESTRHIAYLDPAMQKRWIAEVKFLKAYYHFYLLRMYGPIPITDKNLPISATPDEVKVKREPVDLVVDYISGLLDEAANELPAEITNRGTELGRATKTAAQMLKAKLLVMAASPLFNGNPDYASFKDKSGQLLFNPTVDPSKWEKAAAACDAALQTCAGVGIKLYEFADPFVTISPGTTTQLSIRGSVTERWNTEIIWSLSGRTDNTLQQYSIIGRIDPSFTDGNYLSSYLSPTMRMAETFYSNNGVPINEDKTWNYSRRYELRTATHDERFNVQEGQTTARLHFDRENRFYASLGFDGGVWFLQSNRTDENAWTIQAKFGQPQGKQHDEFYSVTGYWPKKLVNWKYTQTSTGFTTESYPWPEMRLADLYLLYAEALNETGKSTEAIIWLDKVRQRAGLQGVVASWSNYSTSPGKYTTKEGLRSIIHQERLIEMAFEGSRIWDIRRWKEAVAYQNQPVVGWDVFQRVTSEYYRPKTLHNQTFVAPRDYLWPLKEYDLTVNTNLVQNPGW, encoded by the coding sequence ATGAAAAGAACTTTCTTATACAGTATATGTGGGATGGCATTATCAGCAGCACTACTATTCACAGGATGTAAAAAATCTTTCCTGGACATTGTGCCGGATAATATGGTAACCCTCGATAATGCCTTTTCCAATAAAACGGAAGCAGAAAAATACCTGTATACCTGCTATTCTTATCTGCCTGATGCTGGTCCGGTTTCCAATATCCTCTTTATGGGAGCAGATGATATGTGGACGTACCGGTGGAACAACTACTCCTATCAATCTCCCTGGAAAATTTCGCTGGGTGAACAAAATATCGTGAGTCCTTTAGTGAATTTCTGGGACGGGGAAAATCATGGCAAACCTTACTTCAAGGCCATCCGCGACTGTAATATCTTCCTTGAAAACATGATGGATGGCGAGTCTACCCGCCACATTGCCTATCTCGACCCCGCTATGCAGAAGAGGTGGATAGCAGAAGTAAAGTTCCTTAAAGCCTATTATCACTTCTACCTGTTACGGATGTACGGACCTATTCCCATCACGGATAAAAATCTCCCTATTTCTGCCACACCAGACGAGGTAAAGGTAAAACGGGAACCGGTAGATCTTGTGGTAGATTATATCAGCGGACTGCTCGATGAAGCAGCCAATGAATTACCCGCAGAAATAACCAACCGTGGAACAGAACTGGGGAGAGCCACCAAAACCGCAGCGCAAATGCTGAAGGCGAAATTACTGGTAATGGCGGCCAGCCCACTTTTTAATGGCAACCCGGACTATGCTTCTTTTAAAGACAAAAGTGGGCAGCTCTTATTCAATCCCACCGTTGATCCTTCGAAATGGGAAAAAGCAGCAGCGGCATGTGACGCAGCCCTTCAAACCTGTGCAGGTGTGGGTATAAAACTATATGAATTTGCAGATCCCTTTGTGACGATTTCACCCGGCACTACTACCCAGTTGAGTATCCGGGGCAGCGTAACAGAAAGGTGGAATACAGAAATCATCTGGTCTTTATCTGGTCGTACAGATAATACACTCCAGCAGTATAGTATCATCGGTAGAATAGATCCTTCTTTTACAGATGGTAACTATCTCAGCTCTTACCTGTCGCCCACGATGCGCATGGCGGAAACCTTTTACAGCAACAATGGCGTTCCTATCAATGAAGATAAAACCTGGAATTACAGTCGCCGGTACGAATTAAGAACAGCCACCCATGATGAGCGTTTCAATGTCCAGGAAGGCCAAACTACAGCACGTCTTCACTTCGACCGTGAAAACCGTTTCTATGCCAGCCTCGGATTTGACGGAGGTGTATGGTTCCTGCAAAGTAACCGTACAGATGAAAACGCCTGGACTATTCAGGCAAAATTCGGACAACCACAAGGCAAGCAGCATGATGAATTTTATTCTGTAACCGGTTACTGGCCCAAGAAGCTGGTGAACTGGAAATACACGCAAACCAGTACAGGTTTCACCACCGAAAGCTACCCCTGGCCGGAAATGCGCCTCGCAGACCTCTATCTGCTCTATGCAGAAGCCCTGAACGAAACAGGTAAAAGCACAGAAGCGATCATATGGCTGGATAAAGTACGGCAGAGAGCAGGACTCCAGGGCGTAGTAGCATCCTGGTCCAACTATTCCACCAGCCCGGGTAAATACACGACCAAAGAAGGATTGCGGAGTATTATTCACCAGGAGCGGCTCATAGAAATGGCTTTCGAAGGCTCCCGCATCTGGGATATCAGAAGATGGAAAGAGGCCGTCGCCTATCAAAACCAGCCAGTAGTAGGTTGGGATGTGTTTCAGCGCGTTACCAGCGAGTACTATCGTCCCAAGACTTTGCATAACCAGACATTCGTGGCGCCACGGGATTACCTGTGGCCGCTCAAGGAATACGACCTCACCGTTAACACTAACCTGGTGCAAAATCCCGGATGGTAA
- a CDS encoding DUF5000 domain-containing lipoprotein, which yields MKLYTYFLFASLLLSACEQEKLKPIENDPTAPEQVIKPVSAPTPGGAKITYSLPGNSNLLYVLAEVTTHRGITRQFKASYYTNSILVEGLSDTDPYEVKLYTVNKSEVKSEPVTITIHPLPPPFTEVYKSFVMKADFGGINVKFENPTGLDLEIGFCGKDTIQQQFGLLDTYYSNLKEGNYTFRGLRATQDRYGVFIRDKWGNTSDTLYEELTPLFEKMLDKSKFRDVTFPGDGSIYASEWNVNKRFAWDGKWSSTFSNPYDGNGNGWLNVTTNAPDDGKPVHITIDLGVTTHISRFRLNHYYRFFNRGMRKYELWGSDNPPADGSWNNWTKILYYEQIKPSGLPVEQYTDADQEVWLRGDQANFPDGLPPFRYIRIKCLENWQGLGNLSFSEITFWGDTQ from the coding sequence ATGAAGCTATATACTTACTTTCTTTTTGCAAGCCTGCTGCTTTCAGCTTGTGAACAGGAAAAACTCAAGCCCATAGAAAATGATCCGACAGCACCGGAACAGGTAATCAAACCTGTTTCAGCGCCCACACCGGGTGGTGCAAAAATCACCTATTCACTTCCTGGTAATTCCAATCTTTTATACGTACTGGCGGAAGTAACTACACACCGGGGTATAACAAGACAATTCAAGGCTTCCTACTATACCAACTCTATCCTGGTAGAAGGACTCAGCGATACAGACCCTTATGAAGTAAAACTATATACCGTGAATAAAAGTGAGGTAAAGTCTGAACCGGTAACCATAACGATCCACCCACTTCCACCACCATTTACAGAAGTATACAAATCCTTCGTGATGAAAGCGGATTTCGGTGGTATCAACGTTAAATTTGAAAATCCTACCGGGCTTGATCTGGAAATCGGCTTCTGTGGAAAGGATACAATCCAGCAACAATTCGGATTACTGGATACTTATTATTCCAACCTCAAAGAAGGGAATTATACTTTCCGCGGATTGCGTGCTACCCAAGACAGATACGGCGTTTTTATCCGGGATAAATGGGGCAACACCTCGGATACCCTGTATGAGGAGCTCACACCACTATTTGAAAAAATGCTGGATAAATCCAAGTTCCGGGATGTTACATTCCCTGGAGACGGTTCTATCTACGCCTCAGAATGGAACGTCAATAAACGTTTTGCGTGGGACGGAAAATGGTCATCCACTTTCAGCAATCCCTATGATGGCAACGGCAACGGTTGGCTAAACGTTACCACTAATGCCCCTGACGATGGTAAGCCTGTTCATATCACCATCGACCTGGGTGTTACTACGCATATCAGCCGTTTCCGCCTGAACCACTACTACCGCTTTTTCAACAGGGGCATGCGGAAATATGAGCTCTGGGGTTCTGATAATCCACCGGCAGACGGTAGTTGGAATAACTGGACAAAGATCCTGTACTATGAACAGATAAAACCTTCCGGTCTTCCTGTGGAACAATATACAGACGCAGATCAGGAAGTATGGTTAAGAGGTGATCAGGCAAATTTCCCTGACGGGCTGCCTCCTTTCCGGTACATCCGGATAAAATGCCTGGAGAACTGGCAGGGGCTCGGTAACCTCAGTTTCTCAGAAATCACCTTCTGGGGTGATACCCAATAA